One Bacteroidota bacterium DNA segment encodes these proteins:
- a CDS encoding YraN family protein, producing the protein MPHTREKGKGAEEIAEKFLVEKGFKIIERNFYFGRGEIDLIADDNGIIVFIEVKSRKSVEYGEPEDSITIGKRRQIRKVAEGYLYEKNISGVEARFDVVAIKWETSEPVINYYPNAF; encoded by the coding sequence ATGCCTCACACGCGCGAAAAAGGAAAAGGGGCGGAAGAAATTGCAGAGAAGTTTTTAGTTGAAAAAGGTTTTAAAATAATTGAGCGGAACTTCTATTTTGGCCGGGGTGAAATTGATCTTATTGCTGATGATAACGGAATAATCGTTTTCATCGAAGTTAAATCGCGAAAGTCAGTAGAGTATGGAGAACCCGAAGATTCTATCACGATTGGAAAGCGGAGGCAAATCAGGAAAGTTGCAGAAGGTTATTTGTATGAAAAAAACATTTCAGGTGTAGAAGCAAGGTTTGACGTTGTAGCAATCAAATGGGAGACGAGTGAACCTGTTATTAATTATTATCCGAATGCTTTTTAA